The following coding sequences lie in one Apium graveolens cultivar Ventura chromosome 3, ASM990537v1, whole genome shotgun sequence genomic window:
- the LOC141713163 gene encoding LEAF RUST 10 DISEASE-RESISTANCE LOCUS RECEPTOR-LIKE PROTEIN KINASE-like 1.2 isoform X1 encodes MNSFIFLIHEPLQMFTRQSLSFHLHSIIISFHLLFILPSHHAHEFRSYYSKCSKNFSCGERIREIGYPFWGGERPNYCGLPGLKLSCTDDKYPVLETGLDYPFQVIDINQTSHGINMRREDLQVDSCPSKKFNSTLNNTIFDYGAQTEDLYMFYNCSADAKIAPENSSSRYNLTCTTSDLGTRNVVFFGNDSFPVYHFEALKSCEFRIKVQVDKTVLEDFKKNLTKKVHELLSPSFVVYYKMNDIACEACKSWGGVCWSGIGVKEFTCLCQNGAYDRPCPKPEHKMRVGVKVGIALGALALGVALTALAFCFYMRRKKVEYGSSLISRNISSFQGSISDSEKGGTCMGVPIFSYADLEKATNNFDSSREVGDGGFGSVYKGKLQDGRVVAVKRLYENNFKRVEQFMNEIEILTRLRHKNLVPLYGCTSQHCRQLLLVYEYVPNGTIADHLYGNRAKPGKLTWKTRIKIATETASALSYLHASDVIHRDVKTTNILLDNSFSVKVADFGLSRLFPLDATHVSTAPQGTPGYVDPEYHECYQLTDKSDVYSFGVVLIELISSMPAVDISRHRHEINLSNMAMNKIQNGALQELVDPNLGFEADSDIRNMITLVAELAFQCLQNGREFRPTMKKVYEVLLGIQSKYYGNVKVDLLGDDSLSLKDDSQILSPNSVTANWESRSTTASSTT; translated from the exons ATGAATTCTTTTATTTTTCTCATTCATGAGCCATTACAAATGTTTACTCGCCAATCTTTATCTTTTCATTTACACTCCATAATCATTTCATTCCATCTTCTGTTCATACTTCCTTCTCATCATGCTCATGAATTCAGAAGTTACTACTCGAAATGCTCTAAAAATTTCAGTTGCGGTGAAAGAATAAGGGAAATTGGCTACCCTTTTTGGGGAGGAGAGCGGCCTAATTACTGCGGACTTCCTGGCTTAAAACTTAGCTGCACAGACGATAAATATCCTGTGCTAGAAACAGGCTTAGATTACCCGTTCCAAGTCATTGACATCAATCAAACTAGTCATGGAATAAACATGAGACGGGAAGATTTACAAGTTGATAGTTGTCCATCAAAGAAATTCAATTCAACGTTAAACAATACTATATTTGATTATGGAGCTCAAACTGAAGATCTTTATATGTTCTATAACTGTTCTGCTGACGCAAAAATAGCACCAGAGAATTCAAGTAGTCGTTATAACTTGACTTGCACGACCAGTGATTTAGGCACAAGAAATGTTGTTTTTTTCGGGAATGACTCATTTCCAGTGTATCATTTTGAAGCATTAAAATCGTGCGAATTCAGAATCAAAGTTCAGGTCGACAAAACGGTTCTTGAAGATTTTAAGAAGAATCTAACGAAGAAAGTGCATGAATTATTAAGTCCGAGCTTCGTTGTGTATTATAAGATGAATGACATAGCTTGCGAAGCTTGTAAAAGTTGGGGTGGAGTATGTTGGTCTGGAATTGGTGTCAAGGAATTTACATGTCTCTGTCAAAATGGGGCTTATGATCGTCCATGTCCAAAACCAG AACACAAAATGCGAGTTGGAGTGAAGGTTGGTATAG CTTTAGGTGCATTAGCATTAGGGGTTGCGTTAACAGCATTGGCTTTCTGTTTCTATATGCGAAGAAAAAAAGTGGAGTATGGTTCGTCTTTGATATCTCGAAACATTTCTTCTTTCCAAGGCTCAATATCGGATTCTGAGAAAGGAGGTACTTGCATGGGAGTACCAATTTTCAGCTATGCTGACTTGGAGAAAGCCACAAACAACTTTGATTCCAGCAGAGAAGTTGGTGATGGAGGTTTCGGGTCTGTGTACAAAG GTAAACTTCAAGATGGCCGCGTGGTGGCAGTAAAACGATTATACGAAAACAACTTTAAAAGAGTTGAGCAGTTTATGAATGAGATAGAAATTCTAACACGTTTGCGCCATAAAAACCTTGTACCACTTTATGGATGTACCTCACAACACTGTCGACAGCTTCTACTTGTATACGAGTATGTCCCTAACGGCACAATTGCTGATCATCTCTATGGTAATCGCGCAAAGCCAGGAAAACTTACTTGGAAAACAAGAATAAAAATTGCCACTGAAACCGCAAGTGCGTTGTCATATCTTCATGCTTCAGATGTCATTCATCGAGATGTCAAGACAACCAACATTCTCCTGGACAACAGTTTCTCTGTTAAGGTTGCTGATTTTGGCTTGTCACGTTTGTTCCCACTAGATGCTACACATGTTTCAACAGCCCCACAAGGCACTCCTGGATACGTAGACCCTGAGTATCACGAATGCTATCAGCTTACGgataaaagtgatgtttatagTTTCGGGGTTGTGTTGATTGAGCTTATATCATCAATGCCTGCAGTAGATATCAGCAGGCATCGACATGAGATCAATTTATCGAACATGGCTATGAACAAGATTCAAAATGGCGCATTGCAAGAACTCGTGGATCCGAATCTTGGATTTGAAGCGGATTCTGATATACGAAACATGATAACACTAGTGGCAGAGCTAGCATTTCAATGCTTGCAAAATGGGAGGGAGTTCAGGCCGACTATGAAGAAAGTCTACGAAGTTCTATTGGGAATTCAAAGTAAATATTACGGTAATGTTAAGGTGGATCTTCTTGGTGATGATTCTTTATCGTTAAAGGATGATTCCCAAATTCTTTCACCAAATTCTGTTACTGCAAATTGGGAAAGCAGATCAACAACAGCTAGTTCAACCACCTAA
- the LOC141713163 gene encoding LEAF RUST 10 DISEASE-RESISTANCE LOCUS RECEPTOR-LIKE PROTEIN KINASE-like 1.2 isoform X3, giving the protein MDNIRLSRCKICLTILIFTTLVISITSQSVTPKFSPCLPLSCGDGPNIRYPFWIPQQQEPHCGSPQFNITCHHNNPILKISDDDYIVKNISYADNSILLANSQVFDYDENSCPTPLHNFSISGNPFEKGLDFGELHFFYNCSFEDKSARIILECASNRTYHSFAVFHTEFLQKEYSVDKCEATVTLPITAIDMSIVNMSYTEILRKGFALNWNGDDCSKCEKSGGRCGSLDNNFICICNGQAHSGKCKHKMRVGVKVGIALGALALGVALTALAFCFYMRRKKVEYGSSLISRNISSFQGSISDSEKGGTCMGVPIFSYADLEKATNNFDSSREVGDGGFGSVYKGKLQDGRVVAVKRLYENNFKRVEQFMNEIEILTRLRHKNLVPLYGCTSQHCRQLLLVYEYVPNGTIADHLYGNRAKPGKLTWKTRIKIATETASALSYLHASDVIHRDVKTTNILLDNSFSVKVADFGLSRLFPLDATHVSTAPQGTPGYVDPEYHECYQLTDKSDVYSFGVVLIELISSMPAVDISRHRHEINLSNMAMNKIQNGALQELVDPNLGFEADSDIRNMITLVAELAFQCLQNGREFRPTMKKVYEVLLGIQSKYYGNVKVDLLGDDSLSLKDDSQILSPNSVTANWESRSTTASSTT; this is encoded by the exons ATGGATAACATAAGGCTCTCTAGGTGCAAGATTTGTCTCACCATTCTCATCTTCACCACCTTGGTCATCAGTATCACATCTCAATCTGTTACTCCCAAATTCAGTCCCTGCTTGCCTTTAAGCTGTGGAGATGGACCCAATATTCGGTATCCCTTCTGGATTCCTCAGCAACAAGAACCTCACTGTGGTTCTCCACAATTCAATATTACTTGTCACCACAATAATCCAATACTAAAAATTTCTGATGATGATTATATCGTCAAGAATATAAGTTACGCGGATAATTCAATCTTGCTTGCTAATTCTCAAGTTTTCGACTATGATGAAAATTCATGTCCAACCCCTCTGCATAATTTTAGCATTTCTGGGAATCCTTTCGAGAAAGGTCTAGATTTTGGGGAGCTTCATTTCTTTTACAATTGTTCGTTTGAGGATAAATCTGCGAGAATTATTCTGGAGTGTGCAAGCAATCGTACATATCACTCTTTTGCTGTGTTCCATACTGAATTTCTACAAAAAGAATATTCAGTAGATAAATGTGAGGCTACGGTTACTTTACCTATTACTGCTATTGACATGAGCATAGTGAATATGAGTTATACAGAAATCTTGAGAAAAGGTTTTGCGTTGAATTGGAATGGTGATGATTGTAGCAAGTGTGAGAAAAGCGGTGGAAGGTGTGGTTCTCTAGATAATAATTTCATTTGTATTTGCAATGGTCAAGCCCATTCTGGAAAATGCA AACACAAAATGCGAGTTGGAGTGAAGGTTGGTATAG CTTTAGGTGCATTAGCATTAGGGGTTGCGTTAACAGCATTGGCTTTCTGTTTCTATATGCGAAGAAAAAAAGTGGAGTATGGTTCGTCTTTGATATCTCGAAACATTTCTTCTTTCCAAGGCTCAATATCGGATTCTGAGAAAGGAGGTACTTGCATGGGAGTACCAATTTTCAGCTATGCTGACTTGGAGAAAGCCACAAACAACTTTGATTCCAGCAGAGAAGTTGGTGATGGAGGTTTCGGGTCTGTGTACAAAG GTAAACTTCAAGATGGCCGCGTGGTGGCAGTAAAACGATTATACGAAAACAACTTTAAAAGAGTTGAGCAGTTTATGAATGAGATAGAAATTCTAACACGTTTGCGCCATAAAAACCTTGTACCACTTTATGGATGTACCTCACAACACTGTCGACAGCTTCTACTTGTATACGAGTATGTCCCTAACGGCACAATTGCTGATCATCTCTATGGTAATCGCGCAAAGCCAGGAAAACTTACTTGGAAAACAAGAATAAAAATTGCCACTGAAACCGCAAGTGCGTTGTCATATCTTCATGCTTCAGATGTCATTCATCGAGATGTCAAGACAACCAACATTCTCCTGGACAACAGTTTCTCTGTTAAGGTTGCTGATTTTGGCTTGTCACGTTTGTTCCCACTAGATGCTACACATGTTTCAACAGCCCCACAAGGCACTCCTGGATACGTAGACCCTGAGTATCACGAATGCTATCAGCTTACGgataaaagtgatgtttatagTTTCGGGGTTGTGTTGATTGAGCTTATATCATCAATGCCTGCAGTAGATATCAGCAGGCATCGACATGAGATCAATTTATCGAACATGGCTATGAACAAGATTCAAAATGGCGCATTGCAAGAACTCGTGGATCCGAATCTTGGATTTGAAGCGGATTCTGATATACGAAACATGATAACACTAGTGGCAGAGCTAGCATTTCAATGCTTGCAAAATGGGAGGGAGTTCAGGCCGACTATGAAGAAAGTCTACGAAGTTCTATTGGGAATTCAAAGTAAATATTACGGTAATGTTAAGGTGGATCTTCTTGGTGATGATTCTTTATCGTTAAAGGATGATTCCCAAATTCTTTCACCAAATTCTGTTACTGCAAATTGGGAAAGCAGATCAACAACAGCTAGTTCAACCACCTAA